The Inediibacterium massiliense genome has a segment encoding these proteins:
- the nadB gene encoding L-aspartate oxidase — protein MNNKIFGSVEEDPKKEICDVLILGTGVSGLYSSLNIDSKYQIILISKTTLDQNNSSLAQGGIAACIDEHDDFFSHYEDTLRAGAYYNREETTKVLIKEAPNNIEKLLEYGVMFDRDEFGHLKVTKEGGHSKRRIVHVKDATGKEVIRALGEEVKKRKNIKLYENTFAVKLFTYEGKVCGVLAIKDNQKVIYQSKVVILATGGAGQVYKNTTNPHTATGDGIAMAVNVGAKIKDMEFIQFHPTALYDQYHDQKFLISEAVRGEGAILRNIKGEAFMKKYHPMKDLAPRDIVARSIFIEKEKTKKSHVYLDITHKSSDFIKERFPTIYNRCLEDGIDMTKEYIPVSPVQHYTMGGIDTDVNGKTNIDRLYACGECACSGVHGANRLASNSLLEGIVFGKRVADHIHKTIDSLDLLPIHIEQEQKGCRIKNNIDTQKIKERIKKMMDAKVFIMRNEKDLLYAHKEIEKIENIIKDQTSTIDEYECMNLCIVAKLIIDASLKRTKSIGAHYRIDEEGRNCIINF, from the coding sequence ATGAATAATAAAATATTTGGGAGTGTAGAGGAAGATCCTAAGAAAGAGATTTGTGATGTACTCATTTTAGGAACTGGGGTTTCTGGACTTTATTCCTCTTTAAATATTGATTCAAAGTATCAAATTATTCTTATTTCTAAAACAACCTTAGATCAAAATAATAGTTCTCTCGCTCAAGGAGGAATTGCAGCTTGTATAGATGAACATGATGATTTTTTTTCTCATTATGAAGATACCTTAAGGGCAGGAGCTTACTATAATAGAGAAGAGACAACAAAAGTACTAATCAAAGAAGCTCCAAATAATATTGAGAAGCTTTTAGAATATGGAGTCATGTTTGATCGTGATGAATTCGGTCATCTTAAAGTGACAAAAGAAGGAGGACATTCAAAGAGAAGAATTGTTCATGTAAAGGATGCAACAGGAAAAGAAGTCATAAGAGCATTAGGAGAAGAAGTGAAAAAAAGAAAAAATATCAAATTATATGAAAACACATTTGCAGTAAAGCTTTTCACTTATGAAGGAAAAGTATGCGGAGTATTGGCCATAAAGGATAATCAAAAGGTTATTTATCAAAGCAAAGTAGTGATTTTGGCAACAGGAGGGGCAGGTCAGGTTTATAAAAATACTACAAATCCACATACGGCTACAGGGGATGGAATTGCTATGGCCGTAAACGTAGGTGCTAAGATCAAGGATATGGAATTTATTCAGTTTCATCCTACAGCTTTGTATGATCAATATCATGATCAGAAATTTTTAATATCAGAAGCTGTAAGGGGAGAGGGAGCCATTCTTAGAAATATAAAAGGAGAAGCTTTCATGAAAAAATATCATCCAATGAAAGACTTAGCTCCAAGAGATATTGTAGCAAGAAGTATTTTTATAGAGAAAGAAAAGACAAAAAAGAGTCATGTTTATTTAGATATTACACATAAAAGCTCGGATTTTATAAAGGAGAGGTTTCCAACTATATATAATAGATGCTTAGAAGATGGTATAGATATGACAAAAGAATATATTCCAGTATCTCCAGTTCAGCACTATACCATGGGAGGAATTGATACAGACGTAAATGGAAAAACAAATATAGATAGACTTTATGCTTGTGGGGAGTGTGCTTGTAGTGGAGTTCATGGGGCCAATAGACTGGCTAGTAATTCTTTATTAGAAGGAATTGTATTTGGAAAAAGGGTAGCGGATCATATTCATAAAACTATAGATTCTCTAGATTTATTGCCTATTCATATAGAACAAGAACAAAAGGGATGTAGGATAAAAAATAATATAGATACACAAAAAATAAAAGAGAGAATAAAAAAGATGATGGATGCAAAAGTATTCATTATGAGAAACGAGAAAGACCTATTGTATGCTCATAAAGAAATAGAAAAAATAGAAAATATCATAAAAGATCAAACAAGTACCATAGATGAATATGAATGTATGAATCTTTGTATCGTAGCCAAACTAATTATAGATGCTTCGTTAAAAAGAACAAAAAGCATAGGAGCTCATTACAGAATAGATGAGGAGGGGAGAAATTGTATAATCAATTTTTAG